In Polyangia bacterium, one genomic interval encodes:
- a CDS encoding heparin lyase I family protein — translation MKNRARFVSWSWAVLFVVGLGAAAPASAAVIWKADFETGDISQFNGNVNATNNGRKNIEIVTSPALGTMSGKMTIHADDLFNGSQMRVQLNRNSPRTGEGQDLFMSFSFLMQAEPGIRDNIAYFESNQSYQNMMTWWLEPKAGGGTSVGYGTGALGRTKQWTADFTLNQWHQMAMHIHWSATAANGQVQLWYDGAMVLDIKAQTKADANSMSYQTGIHRPSRSTFVDTIFLDNYVEGDSLADIMIAAPGNSDGGTNDASPGADATVDSGPIISGSGGSMEGTGGAGPSSGSGGSAPTGSGGASGMGTGGAGITGVTSTSGGCALVTGNGGATAALFSLAILFAWSSRRRR, via the coding sequence ATGAAAAATCGGGCACGCTTTGTCTCGTGGTCCTGGGCCGTGCTGTTCGTGGTCGGACTTGGTGCCGCCGCGCCGGCTTCGGCCGCGGTGATCTGGAAGGCCGACTTCGAGACCGGCGACATCAGTCAATTTAACGGCAACGTCAACGCCACCAACAACGGCCGCAAGAACATCGAGATCGTCACCAGTCCTGCGCTGGGGACGATGTCCGGCAAGATGACCATCCACGCCGACGATCTGTTCAATGGATCGCAGATGCGCGTACAGCTGAACCGCAACAGCCCGCGCACCGGCGAAGGCCAAGACCTTTTCATGTCGTTCTCCTTCCTGATGCAGGCGGAGCCGGGGATCCGCGACAACATCGCCTATTTCGAGTCGAACCAGAGTTATCAAAACATGATGACCTGGTGGCTAGAGCCCAAAGCCGGCGGCGGGACATCTGTCGGGTACGGCACCGGCGCGCTGGGACGTACCAAACAGTGGACGGCGGACTTCACGCTGAATCAATGGCATCAGATGGCCATGCACATTCACTGGTCGGCCACCGCCGCCAATGGGCAGGTGCAGCTCTGGTACGACGGAGCGATGGTCCTGGACATCAAGGCGCAAACCAAGGCGGACGCCAACTCGATGTCTTATCAGACCGGCATTCATCGTCCCTCGCGCTCGACGTTCGTGGACACCATCTTTCTTGATAACTACGTCGAGGGCGATTCACTGGCCGACATCATGATCGCGGCGCCTGGCAACAGCGACGGCGGAACCAATGACGCCAGCCCTGGCGCCGACGCAACCGTCGACAGCGGTCCGATCATCAGCGGCAGCGGCGGTTCGATGGAAGGCACCGGCGGCGCCGGCCCCTCCTCCGGCAGCGGCGGCAGCGCCCCCACCGGCAGCGGCGGCGCTTCCGGAATGGGCACCGGCGGCGCCGGTATCACCGGCGTAACGTCCACCAGCGGCGGTTGCGCGTTGGTGACCGGCAACGGCGGGGCGACGGCCGCGCTGTTCAGTTTGGCGATTCTCTTCGCCTGGTCGTCGCGCCGCCGGCGCTAG
- a CDS encoding class I SAM-dependent methyltransferase — protein sequence MSDAPRVDPALPLAPPQAHETGLALLRERLGHIYQAISGTDLLRTQSLPYSALHLRARLDLALGYYERRMAAMIMWLHCSLEDANFTYDLTERNRRHLAHLVSVVVGCPAVQVSGYLRELQTDDALRAHYAREIPRYGRLAQLESRLQVGRRAGWYAVVRAIKPKVVIETGVERGHGAITLAAALLRNRAEGFPGRYYGTEINPAAGKLLSGVYAEVGEIIYGDSATTLAAFNQPIDVFVNDSDHSADYEAREYRIVDSKMSPGGVILSDNAHATDSLLDFAEATGRQYLFFREEPKDHWYPGAGIGFAFRPGSRSR from the coding sequence ATGAGCGATGCACCCCGCGTAGATCCCGCTTTGCCTCTGGCACCACCGCAGGCCCACGAGACCGGGCTTGCGCTGCTTCGCGAAAGGCTGGGTCACATCTACCAGGCGATCAGCGGCACCGATCTGCTGCGGACCCAGAGCCTTCCTTATTCGGCGCTGCACCTGCGGGCTCGGCTGGATCTTGCGCTCGGCTACTACGAACGGCGGATGGCAGCCATGATCATGTGGCTGCACTGCTCGCTGGAGGACGCCAATTTCACCTACGATCTGACCGAGCGAAACCGCCGGCACCTGGCCCATCTGGTGTCCGTGGTGGTCGGCTGCCCGGCGGTGCAGGTTTCTGGCTACCTGCGCGAGCTGCAAACGGACGACGCCCTCCGCGCCCACTATGCGCGCGAAATTCCGCGCTACGGTCGCCTGGCGCAGCTGGAATCGCGGCTGCAAGTCGGGCGGCGGGCCGGTTGGTACGCGGTGGTGCGGGCCATCAAACCGAAGGTGGTCATCGAGACCGGTGTCGAGCGCGGGCACGGCGCGATCACGCTGGCCGCCGCTTTGTTGCGCAACCGCGCCGAGGGTTTCCCTGGCCGCTATTACGGCACCGAGATCAATCCTGCGGCAGGCAAGCTGCTGAGCGGTGTCTATGCCGAAGTGGGCGAGATCATCTATGGCGATTCAGCCACCACTTTGGCAGCCTTCAATCAGCCCATCGACGTCTTTGTCAACGACAGCGATCATTCAGCAGATTACGAGGCGCGCGAGTACCGCATCGTCGACAGCAAGATGAGCCCCGGTGGCGTCATTCTTTCCGACAATGCGCATGCCACCGATTCCTTGCTGGACTTTGCTGAAGCCACCGGTCGCCAGTACCTGTTCTTTCGTGAAGAACCGAAAGATCACTGGTACCCGGGCGCCGGTATTGGCTTCGCCTTCCGGCCCGGTTCGCGTTCGCGCTAG